The Panicum virgatum strain AP13 chromosome 3N, P.virgatum_v5, whole genome shotgun sequence genome includes the window CACTCTTAGTTGTATTTGTGCGTGAGTTTTCTCCTTTTATTGGTGGTGCCGTGGTGGTTCTTATTTGTTCAACTGATCAGCATTATTTTTGTGTCTTCAACACAATTGAATTCAATTGAACATTCGTTAATTGTATGCAGGACCTTAATTAATCAGTATGGACATCTATTAAGTCTGGAACCAAAGAGGGTTCCTGGAAATGTGGCTAGCAGTAAATTTGCTGAAGCATTGGCCAGAGCATGGGCTGAGTTCAATGTTGACAGGTTTGGTATGCTCTAGTAGAACGTGCATATTTTTATATGTTACTCCATATACTATACTATCCAAATGAGTATTAACTGACATTCTTTTCCATGAATTTCTCAGTGCTGTAGTTATGATGATTGTTCAGCCTGAAGAAAGAAATATGTATGATCAATACTGGCTTACTAACCATTTGAAGGAATCATATCCTTTTATATTCTGCTTTCTAATTTTCTGTAATGATTGAAACTACAGTTTCCTCTGTTTGATTCCTGCATAGTGACTCGACCGCTTGGTTGACTTTATTAAATTATCACCCATATAACTGTCACTATTTTACTTTCCCATCTATAATCTTGAGTTCAATCTTGTCACTGCCTTTTCACCAATATCTTTCTATTGCTCACGTGTTTGGTAATTTTGAAACACTGTTATATTTGAATTTTAGGAAATATCAAATTTATAAGATCAAATTTGTGACCCTTGACAACTTTTCACACATGGCATAACAACTATTAGGAAAACATTGTCACAGGTGGAGGCTGAAGGGCAGGTTCTCCCAGAAGGAACTCTTCTGGTGTATGTATCCATAATTCCATGTCAAAAATAAATTATGCATGAGTTGCTCTAGGCATTTGAGAAATTAACCTTGCAGTATGTTCATTAGAATTCTATGTTTTGAAATGAAAAATGCAGAGATGGCAAGAAAGTTGCTGTGGTGTACTATAGAGCTGGATATACACCAAATGATTACCCTTCAGAAGCTGTATGAGTACATAGCTTTTGCTTTTTCACACAGCCTTTTCTTTTCAGACACTGAGTCCCACAGTTTTTTTCATTTAAGCTATTTCATTTTTAGCCGAACATGTTTGAATGCTTCTACAGTCCCACATGATTTGGATGCATTCTGGTTGGTTTTGTTATATTAATATTTTCAAATTACCATGATAAGCTTCCTGTATATTCTAGGAATGGAGTGCAAGACTTTTGATTGAACAATCATGCGCTGTGAAGTGTCCTTCAATATCGTATCATTTAGTGGGAACCAAAAAGATTCAACAAGAACTAGCAAAGCCCAATGTGCTTGAAAGGTAATAAGATTTCTTCAGTAACAAAatagcacacatttgaacatTCATATGTTGTGCATATGACACTGGATCTTCATGCTTTCGTAGACAAATGTGATGCTTGTAGGCTGCCTGTACTGTTGTTCCAATACTACTCAGCTCCTACTATAATGATCAGATCAATTATTAGCCTTTTATGTAGGCTAAAAACTTCCAAGGTTTCATAACCATTGTTTGTTCTTTCGATAGGTTTCTTGAAAATAAGGAGGAAATTGCTAAGCTTCGTAAATGCTTTGCTGGTCTATGGAGTTTGGATGATGAAGAGATTGTTAAAACTGCAATTGAAAAGCCTGAGTTGTTTGTGTTGAAGCCTCAACGTGAAGGCGGAGGTTTGTATTTACATCAGCATATGCATAtaattctttctttttcttgaataTGCTTTCTATATACAGGGAACAACATTTATGGCCTTGATTTGAGAGAAACACTTACCAGACTCCAGAAGGAAGGAGGGGATGCACTTGCAGCCTATATACTTATGCAAAGAATCTTCCCAAAAGCTTCTCCTGCTTATCTAGTTCGTGGTGGTATTTGCCATGAGGGTCTTGTGATTTCTGAGCTTGGAATATATGGCGCTTACTTGAGGTATGATTtcttcaaaaacaaacacaattGTGGCTACTTGATGCGGGCGAAAATGATGGTGTTTTTTTTCCAAATGATAAGTACTACCCTGTTCAATTCTGATCAGGAATAAAGATAAGGTGGTAATCAATGACCAAAGTGGCTACTTGATGCGGACGAAAGTTTCTTCATCGGATGAAGGCGGCGTTGCAGCAGGGTTTGCTGTTTTGGATAGCTTATACCTGACTGACAAGGTGATATGCAATTGATCAAAGTTTTTCACCCACTAATTTTCCTTAAGTAGATGAAAAAATTCTTGAGTGTTAGGCTTTTGCTCAGCAGCCTCAAAATTATATTGACTCTTATTAGCACATTCGAAAACCCTGAATGTAAATTTTGTTAGTGACCAGGTCAAATTGCATTCTAGAGTCATTAAGAAAAATATCCACATTTTGTTAATCAGATCATTAATTTTTACTTTTTTCACATTGCCTTCTTGACATGTACTTCTGTAACCAGTAAAAGAGTTTCCCTATTACGAATTAAATGTGAAATACTGGAATCTTCTGCTAGATTGCCTATGCTTTTCAAGTTTGACTACAAATTTCTGCGTCGccatttcattttcattttctgTGGGAAAATTACGCTCATGTTCTTGTTTCGTGCAGTGAGGTAACAAAAGGAGTGTCAGCTACAGCTTTCAGCGAGCTCACATCGATAACCGATCCAACATCATGCTCTCCATTAAGCATAGGCAGAGAAGTTGCTGCAGGCTACAGCCATATCATCTGTCATATTGTTTGATGATTTCCTACTCCCCGTTCCTAGGGAGGGAATAAAACGTGTTACGTGTAGATTACATGTACGTGAAATCTATGAAAATAATGATGAATAATCATATCATGTGTCTATCATGCCAATGATATCTGTGGGTGTGCTTCTGTTGAAGACACTTGTGCTGTGCCTGTGTATCACCATGTGCGGAACACAGAAACACTGTGACCTGGTGGTCTTTTTTGTTTGGTGTCACCTTCCTTGCTCACCACACATGGAGAATCTCGGCCGTTTGTTCGGCCCATAGACAGGCGTCCTACTAAAGCGgcccataaccaaaacagacgAAATGGCCGTTGGGCCCATTGGGTTTGTCGGCCTGTTGTCGCCTCAGCGACCAACTCCTGCACCTCCCGACCGCCAccgctcggcgcaccgccaccactACGGGCCGGCGTTCTAGTTTCTTAGAAGAACCCAACAGGAAGAAAGGGTTCGAAGTACCGGATCTTCCTCTCAAACAATTCGGCCTCTTCCGATGAGCAATCACCGCAACCCTTGACATACAGGACGCTAGACTTGACAGCCTTGTTCATCACGTCGACAGCAACCAGCCAAAATTCCCCGGGATCATACGTCCCATCCTCCTCCTTCAGCACGAACCTGATGAAATCAGGGTTTCCCAAGTCGAAAGTAGGGTACATGAGCAGCTCGCGAGGAAGATGATGAAATCCATCAAGATCCCTAAGTTGATCTGCTGTAACAAAACTTTCTTCCTGCCAAACCATGGTGTTCCCAAATGCCAGCCTCAGTGACAAGCTGTGACGGCTCTAGGGGTAGGCCATCATGTGCGACGACCGAGGGCCCAAGCCAGAAGGGGACCCAAGCTCATGTATGTATTATGTACATACAATACGGCTACTAACCAGTCTATGTAATCGCAGTCTAAGAGGCCAAGAGCTAAGCATTAAAGATGCTGCAAGTAACTTTGCCCGATTCTTTGATGTCATCGCTTGAGATTCTGAAATTTGTTATGGCTGCAGATTGCTATCCAAATATGTTGGTTACTTATCGAAACCTCTTAACTGTACCTATGACTATAGCTTTAGCTTAACAAAGTTTCTTAAAACCAAAGTTATTGAACAACTATTTGAGATCAACTATATCACAAGAAAGATTAGATGACTTTGCAATGTGCAACATCGAGAAGGCTATATTGGACACTATTGATGTCAATACAGTCTTATGATTTTGCATCAAGAAACGCCAGAAGAAGTATCTTTTTTGAGTCAATGGATATTATGGAGTGCAAATATATGGTAATCAAATTAATTCTAGAAGTACAAATAAACTATTATTTTAGTCTACAATGTTTCCCGATAATTATCAAACATGTTAAATGTTGAAAGAATGCAAGGCAACCTTTTAGAGTATTTTCTACAAGACAATGAGAAGATATTTTCGTGGAGTActctagaattagtaataaataaattataaatcttGTAATATTTAGGAATTCTCTAGAAGGGGGGACACATGTCACCACTTTATTATCCGTcttggcctataaatagaggaGCCCCTCCTTGACATGCCATCTATCTAAGAGCATGGTAGATGAGAAGGGTGAATACTAGAATAGCCACAAAGAGAAGGTGTGTTGTGAACTCTTGTGTAATAATATTGTGTTGttttgtaagtgttagtctcccatTTTCtgagtacttagtgtataattGTACTCTATCGTAGGCTAGCTCTGCCGTCTGGGATcacaaagggtctgggcttTATCGTACGAAGGCTTTGCCTCCCGGAAGCCAGTTTCATCTGTTGGCAGGCTCTGCCCCATCTGCCGTCGAGAAAACTAACCGACTCAGTATATTTGTTTTCACTTTACAaggaaataatatatataataagATTTTATATAAGGTCTAGACTAGGGCCGGCACTGATGACCAGGTGGTGATAGTGAAACGATTTCGGAATGGATGATATATAGGTCTGATAATGCCATACGGTGAGGGAGATCATCCACTAGAACTCGTGCAAACTTAAGACATCGCTGCCCTTGGTTGCGCCAAGGGCATGATATGCCTCCAACCGTCCTCTACCAACCATATCACGATTGATGCTAGGGTGCTTGATAGGCAATTCCAGGAACAAGATCTCAAAGTTTCCATCGAACACATTGCAGAGCATGACGCCAATGGTGTAATCCACCCAGCACAACCAGGTGCCGAACGGGACGACGGCGTCAGTGTCCCAGTACCACAAGATATGGTCCATGTCGAGGTCGCCGCGGGGATGCACTGGGACAACACGCGGGCGCTTGAGCACCCACTGGTCGGAGGCGGAGTGGTTGAACACGTGCAGCTCGAGCCGTGTGGTCGTCCCCATGTCGTTAGTGATCTGGAGCTTTGCCACGGCGAAGTCCCTTGAGCCGCGGTGGATGATGCTGATGTCTGAGGACTCCATCCTGCGCGCCGTCTGCTTGGAGATGTGGAGGCCCTCGGCCTCGGCCCAGACCACGACCTCGCCgatggcgccggcgaggggaggGAGCCAGTGCAGGGACGGGCCGACGGAGTCTTGACGAAGTAGTCGATCATTGGGAAGGGGAGACCGCCGCAGCCGCGCACGGGGATGGAGTAGGGCATCAGCAGGAGGACCGCGCCGTCGTGGGCCGCAGTAGAATCAACAGGCTCGCCCTCCGCCGGGCCGTCCGGCCACCGTTGGTAGAGGGTGgaaggctccggcggcggcttcaAGCTGAGGCAGACGTCAAACGGGTCGCCGCGGGAGTTGGTGAGGGAGGCGACGGTCAGGTTGCCCGCGTGGAAGGACTCGTCGTTGCGGCGCCGCACGAAGTGGTCGAGCATCATCCATCCAGCCCACGAGTGCGCCGCGATgagccatggcgggcggcggcggcaaggaaggagagggaaaaTTTTTGCCCTCTTCgaatcttttttgtttttagtGGACTTCGATTTTTTGTGTGGAgggtttgttttttttgttccgAGTCGGACTAGAGTTGggctttttgtttttctttgagggcGGACTGGAGTTGCAGAATCTGTTCGTGTCACGGCtgtttctttccctttttcttccCACTCTTTTCTTTCACATACTCCTTCCatccaaaaaattattattatggaattcaaaatttattctAAAAAATAAGTTACTTTATTCTATTTTGAAAGTGTTTGTGCACGTGAGAATTAATTAGTGTTAAATAGGGTTATAAATAAGGGCAAACATTGTCGTTTTTGCCCTTCTTAATCTGTCATAAAAATTTTAGGATGGCGAGAAACTCCACTATAAtccaacagtattttttttcACATTTTCATTAACGATGAGAAACTCGATCGTTCAAGAAGAGTCTCAATGTTTTAACACtgtatttccaaaaaaaaaccaCGTAGTATGTTTCACATGCTAGTGGAAACTATTGAGTCAGGTTCGGTCTGGAAAAATCTTTTGTAGATCTCTAAACTAGAAACCCTAGTTTTAAGTTTAGCTCCTAATATATGAAAATGTTTGCTTGCGATAACATGTCTAGGGTATCGTATAGGTTCTCACAGTACAAACTTTTAGTTTCATATCCCATAACTGATACTAActctgtttcaaattataattcatttgACATTTTTAACCTCAAGTTTGACaattcgtcttattcaaaaaatttggaaatttagaaaacaccaaaaatattttactTGCTTTCttatatgtgtagtaagcatgtgtgcTTTTTCCttattgagatgatgaatagttgctctattaATTCCGTTCATATGCCTAGTTATAACTTGGTCTTCTACCTAGTTTTGAGTTTACTGGCCAAttttcaaaccttaagcttggaACTTGTGAGTAGCAAAaagcaaaatttgaatttgggttGTCGTGGGTTATGAAATGGTTGAGTAAAATtgttatgatcttctcctacgggatgcttgatatccggaatatttatttttgacaaaacaaaaatataataaagtaaGGTGAAAGGCAAGAACAAGACCAAATTATTCAAAATCATGATAAGAAAACTCGGTTGTGCCTATGGTATAAGTTAGGAATGCAACATTGCAACAACTCCTAATCAACAATCTAAGTCTAAAAATATTGCTTGGGaggagcaaagggctagctaaGAGGAGTTATTGACGGTTCTTAAATGCAAAATCTGACTGTCCACTATACTCATataaataaaggaaaactagacACCACCATTACTTATGTGCCGTGCACTGTAATAGACTAATTCTTGCTTCTTTGTTCCACCGTGAGATTTGTAATATAAAACATGTGGATGGCCTGGCAATGTGTTGGCGAGAGGGCTGCTTAAAGCTGGTTCCCGTGTTTTAATTGCCTACTTTCTCCTGTGAGGATTTGTCATTCTTCTGATAGTCTAGATTATTACAAAGATTCTATCATACTTTATGTTGTCCCCTAGACAAAGATTAGAGGCAAGGTTTCTCACCGTATTCTTTATTGCTGCTTCCAGTCGATCTGACGCATTTTCCATTCAGGTGTTGCTAAATCTGGATTATTATTACTCCATCGTGTACTGGTGGAAGATTATGTAGACTATGACTTGTCAAATTAACGATATGTTTTGTTTTTCTTACCGTTCATCAGGAGATGATCTGTTGCCCTGCTCATTTTCGGCTATTTATAGTCATGCATGCGCTGATGTCCTTTTAATCCCAAAACTGCACCTTCAGTTAGCAGCATATAGGTCGATCTGAATTGTCTGCTTAGGTCTGCATTACAAGGGATTGTATGGGGCTCTACTCGCCACCGCCGGCAATGGCATTTCCCAATAGCGGACCGCGGTGTTGTTCTGTTCTGGAAGGTGAGCTACATTTCTGtcatatcatttactgttggtATACTTAGCTTTCTATGGTGGATCATGCTCAAAActttttttcagaaaaagaaaattgtTTCCAGCCTCTGCGAGACTGCGACCACACACAACCAAATCCTTATTACGTCATTCTCAGCTCAAAGATTGatcacaaataaaataaaacgaGCACACAaggaatatataaaaaaatcagaACTATACTAACATTAGTACCTATAGATGCTTTACACCACATTAGACTTGCTTTGGGTCGTCATACCATCATTAGCCacagaaacattgttttttcCGCATCATGTCGAGAACACCTCAAAAGTGACTCGATATTAGAAATCCATTAATCACCATTAACATTTAGAGAAGTCATGAAACATAATTATTGAAAAGTTGACATGACCATTTGGATACATAATAAAACACCCATAGGATGAAACAAGTACTTTGCATAAAAAAATTGTAGTGCTTCACGAGTTCTATACCTTTTTATTTGAAGACCATTTCATTTCAAGTGGTATATTTTGATTTCAAAGTAGTTATCAAAAGGTTCAGACGATAAGAGGGGTAAGGAATATATTTGTAACTCCAGTCTGGACTAATAAGTGTGATATTCAAGTCCTAAGAATcacgatttttttaaaaaaatacaaattaaGTTTCAAGTGAATTTGAGTAATGTTATTCGTATCTGAGAAACAAAGTATAGGCTTAAACAAAAACTAAACCAATGCAAGCAAGCAATATATGGCGATGAACCACTGCTTAAAAATGATCGACCGCCTCACTTTTGGGGCACAAAATAAAGCCCAAGGACAATCCTTTTCGTAGTATTGAACACAAAGCTAATCGTCAAAAAGAAACATACAAAACAGCATCAATATCAGTAAAATTCATTGATTCTCAGGTTTCCTTGCTTTGCAATTCAATTAGGTCCATGGAATTTCCGGGGCAAAGGTGGAGTCTATACTGGATCAAAGCTTCAAAGCACGCATCTCGCTGGGTGGAGGGTTCAGGCCAAGAAGAAAGAGAGAAGCAGCTCAATTGCTAA containing:
- the LOC120666353 gene encoding glutathione synthetase, chloroplastic-like; translation: MSAAVPVPAPPQVDPAAAREMAREAAAWCALHGLVVGDRADPRSATVPGVGLVHAPFSLLPAHLPESVWRQACELAPIFNKLVDRVSLDGKFLQDSLSKTRQVDDFTSRLLEIHRKMVEINKEENIRLGLHRSDYMLDLETNSLLQIELNTISTSFPGLGSLVSNLHRTLINQYGHLLSLEPKRVPGNVASSKFAEALARAWAEFNVDSAVVMMIVQPEERNMYDQYWLTNHLKESHGITTIRKTLSQVEAEGQVLPEGTLLVDGKKVAVVYYRAGYTPNDYPSEAEWSARLLIEQSCAVKCPSISYHLVGTKKIQQELAKPNVLERFLENKEEIAKLRKCFAGLWSLDDEEIVKTAIEKPELFVLKPQREGGGNNIYGLDLRETLTRLQKEGGDALAAYILMQRIFPKASPAYLVRGGICHEGLVISELGIYGAYLRNKDKVVINDQSGYLMRTKVSSSDEGGVAAGFAVLDSLYLTDK